The Vitis vinifera cultivar Pinot Noir 40024 chromosome 18, ASM3070453v1 region ATCATTACCGTAACCGTAACCATTACCATCATCCTTACCTTAACCGTGACCATTATCGTAACCGTCATAGTTACCGTCACCGTCAACTTTACCATCACCGTCATTGTTACTATTACCATCATTGTTACCGTTACTATCACCATAACTAATATcgtcaccgtcaccattaccgttatagtcaccattaccgtcactgATACCGTTACAGTCATTATCATCATTACTATGACTATTACCGATATAGTGAGCGTTACCATCACTATTACCATTACAATCATCCTCACCGTCACCGTTATTGATACCGTTATCATCACCGTGACCATCACTATAATCGCCATTACTGTCACTGTGACCGTTACCCTCACCATTGTTGTTACCATCACCGACATCGACACTGTTATCGTCACCGTGATTCTTattgttaccattaccatcatcGTTATCGTCATAGTaaccgtcaccattaccgttaccattatcatcatcgttaccattaccgttactgtcACTGTTATGGTTACCATCATcattaccattaccatcaccgttaccctTACTGTAATCACAcgttatcatcatcatcaccatcaccatcaccgttaccattactatcATTGTTACCATCACCACCATagtcaccattaccattaccgttactatCACCGATAAGTCATTATTACTATCAacatcaccattaccattacagtcaccgttaccgttaccgttaccattattaTCATCGTTATCATTACCCACATTGTTATcgttatcgttaccgttaccattactattATCGTCTTCGAAACTGTTATCATCACAGTTACTGTGATCATTACAGTCATTGTCACCGTAATTATTACCATAACCGTTACtgtcaccatcaccgttaccattaccgtcaccgttatcatcaccattaccattactcTCATAATTACTATGACTTTTACTGACACAgtgaccgttaccgtcaccattaccgtgaccgtcaccgttaccatcataGTCACTGTTTCCATTACAGTCATAGTTACCGTGATTATTTCTATTattgttaccatcaccattatcattacTCTAACAGTTACCATTATCGTGATCGTTATCGTAACTATTACCATCATCGTTACCGTTACAGTCATCGTTACCAtgaccattaccgtcaccaGTATTGTAACAGTCATCGTAACCGTCACCGTTACAATTACCATTATTCTCACCGTcattgttaccattaccgttaccatcaccataaTCATTAACATCACTATTACTGTCACGGTTACCGTTATTGTCATCGGAACCATCACCATTACTATTATTGTTACGATAACCATCACCGTTattgttaccgtcaccgtcactGTTATTAgtaccgtcaccgtcaccgttattgctaccgttaccgttatcgtcaccgttaatatttccatcaccattaccgtGACCGCTACCATTATTGTTATCATTACCGTTACAGTGATTGTCACCATTACCACTACCGTTACTACTTCTACCACCGTCACTATAGCTgttaccgtcactgttaccgttaccatctCCTTTTCCATCACTTTTACCGTCTCCGTTATTGTCACCGTAAcaattaccgttaccgtcactgttaccgtcatcgttaccatcactgttaccgTCACAGTCACCATAACTTTtaccgttatcgttaccatcaccgttaccatcatcaTGACCATTATTGTCACCCTTTCCGTTACAGCTACCATCATTGTCTCTGTCATTGTTACCATTATCGTTTTCATAACTATTATCGTTACTGTCACCATTATCATCACTGTTgttgttaccatcaccgttactatTGCCATTattgttaccgtcaccattatcgTCACTATTACTGTTACCATTACGGTTACAGTCACCGTTACTATTATCGTCATCGTTACCATCATAGTCACCGTTATCGTCAACGTTACCATCACAGTTACCGTGACCGTTATCGTTATCttcaccgtcaccgttaccgtcatcaTGACAATTATCGTCATCCTTACCGTTTCCATCATTGTTACCGTTATTGTTACCATTATCATCATTGTTATCGTCAATATCACTGTTACCATCATTGTTGCCATTATCGTCACTGTTATCACTATCGTCACCGTAATCATGATCGTTATCGTCGCCATTATCGTTACCATGACCGTGATAGTTACAATCACTATGACAGTCACCATTGTAGTCACCAATACCGTTACTGTCACTATTACCATCAACATCACTGTTATTGTTACTATCACCGTTACccttaccatcaccgttaccgtcaccattatcaata contains the following coding sequences:
- the LOC132253120 gene encoding uncharacterized protein LOC132253120 — translated: MVTVTVTVTLIVMITVKITILRTVTVMVTGNGDSNNNSDVDGNSDSNGIGDYNGDCHSDCNYHGHGNDNGDDNDHDYGDDSDNSDDNGNNDGNSDIDDNNDDNGNNNGNNDGNGKDDDNCHDDGNGDGEDNDNGHGNCDGNVDDNGDYDGNDDDNSNGDCNRNGNSNSDDNGDGNNNGNSNGDGNNNSDDNGDSNDNSYENDNGNNDRDNDGSCNGKGDNNGHDDGNGDGNDNVTVTVIVTVTITETVKVMEKEMVTVTVTVTAIVTVVEVVTRSRDGDGNNNGDGYRNNNSNGDGSDDNNGNRDSNSDVNDYGDGNGNGNNDGENNGNCNGDGYDDCYNTGDGNGHGNDDCNGNDDGNSYDNDHDNGNC